A genomic region of Roseateles amylovorans contains the following coding sequences:
- a CDS encoding GntR family transcriptional regulator yields MSPTTFPAVPALDRNASAPLWTQFRDALRGSILRGELAVGEKLPTEAEFGEQFGISRIVVREALGDLVRTGLIYKIKGQGAFVSARERDEDFVSTVLGFSDEMERKGLSVRTQVLSQELRAPTEAEARALELGPQDQVVALRRLRSVDNELRLLVQTAVPADLAPGLHRIRLENRSLYDVLRRQYGLRISRAERWIDAVIPDVSTRELLELDAHEPLLRIESIAYGVNGRPLEHYQAQHRCRSSRLHVKTTT; encoded by the coding sequence ATCAGCCCGACCACCTTCCCCGCCGTGCCGGCCCTGGACCGCAATGCCAGTGCCCCCTTGTGGACCCAGTTCCGCGACGCGCTGCGCGGCAGCATCCTGCGCGGCGAGCTCGCGGTGGGCGAGAAGCTGCCCACCGAGGCTGAGTTCGGCGAGCAGTTCGGCATCTCACGCATCGTGGTGCGGGAGGCCCTGGGCGACCTGGTGCGCACCGGCCTGATCTACAAGATCAAGGGCCAGGGCGCGTTTGTCTCGGCGCGCGAGCGGGATGAGGATTTCGTCTCCACGGTGCTGGGCTTTTCAGACGAGATGGAGCGCAAGGGCCTGAGCGTGCGCACCCAGGTGCTGAGCCAGGAACTGCGCGCGCCCACCGAGGCCGAGGCGCGGGCCCTGGAGCTGGGGCCGCAGGACCAGGTGGTGGCCCTTCGCCGCCTGCGGAGCGTGGACAACGAGCTGCGCCTGCTGGTTCAGACGGCGGTGCCGGCCGACCTCGCCCCGGGCCTGCACCGCATCCGGCTGGAAAACCGCTCGCTCTACGATGTGCTGCGCCGCCAGTACGGCCTGCGCATCTCCCGGGCCGAGCGCTGGATCGATGCGGTCATCCCGGATGTCTCGACCCGCGAGCTGCTGGAGCTGGACGCTCACGAGCCGCTGCTGCGGATCGAGTCCATCGCTTATGGCGTCAACGGCCGGCCGCTGGAGCACTACCAGGCGCAGCATCGTTGTCGCAGCAGCAGACTGCATGTCAAGACAACTACCTAG
- a CDS encoding FGGY family carbohydrate kinase: MQTDILIGVDMGSTGLKVLAFECGSGATLACAGGPLHFIRLPGGGCELAEAHIRLALFQALRSVAQQLGPRVHEVRALGCTGHGAGLYALDDGRRLLRGVAVASTDQRASQRARALAAACGEALYQEVGSGPWSGQPSMIAAELIELGLLRRGQIRQLLFAKDFLGLLLCGELCTDSSDASTAGLMNLDGSGWSHASLEAAGLSELADALPPLRPSASVRGQLRASVAADCGLPAGLPVAVGCIDLLASLQAVGAPARGEAVAVLGTWCVNAVVGPVQQPRPALGALVNFGEPGRLLCLENSPSSMANLGWLLRQLQFPNAAAALDAAFSLPLGAEGLRYLPFINGGGDPPNASAGFVGLQSHHQRAHMARALVDAVMAQHARHLKRLAACGLGLPNLAAALGGGARDARMVQLMANFLGHAVERCGDDETGARGAALDAARALGWRDVLPTATEPGLLPVHCTRLEPQPDATGRHAAYLDGFEQLLAAAAPLFAHLAGNTP, translated from the coding sequence ATGCAAACAGACATTCTCATCGGAGTCGACATGGGCTCCACGGGGCTCAAGGTCCTGGCCTTCGAGTGCGGCAGCGGCGCAACCCTGGCGTGCGCAGGCGGCCCGCTCCACTTCATCCGGCTGCCTGGTGGGGGCTGCGAGCTGGCCGAGGCGCACATCCGGCTCGCCCTGTTCCAGGCCTTGAGGAGCGTGGCCCAGCAGCTCGGACCGCGTGTGCATGAGGTGCGGGCCCTGGGCTGCACCGGTCATGGCGCCGGGCTCTATGCGCTGGACGACGGCAGGCGCTTGCTGCGTGGCGTGGCCGTGGCCTCCACCGATCAGCGTGCCAGCCAACGCGCTCGTGCCCTGGCGGCGGCCTGCGGCGAGGCGCTCTACCAGGAGGTCGGCAGCGGGCCCTGGTCGGGCCAGCCCAGCATGATCGCGGCCGAGCTGATCGAACTGGGTTTGCTGCGCCGGGGCCAGATCCGGCAGTTGCTGTTCGCCAAGGACTTTCTGGGTCTGCTGCTGTGCGGCGAGCTTTGCACCGACTCGAGCGACGCCAGTACAGCCGGTTTGATGAACCTGGATGGTTCGGGCTGGTCACACGCCTCACTGGAGGCAGCCGGCCTGTCCGAACTGGCCGACGCCTTGCCCCCGTTGCGGCCGAGTGCCAGCGTACGCGGCCAGTTGCGTGCCAGCGTGGCGGCCGACTGCGGCCTGCCTGCCGGGCTGCCGGTGGCGGTGGGATGCATCGACCTGCTGGCCTCGCTGCAGGCGGTAGGCGCCCCGGCGCGCGGCGAGGCCGTCGCGGTGCTGGGCACCTGGTGCGTGAATGCGGTGGTGGGCCCGGTCCAGCAACCTCGCCCTGCGCTGGGTGCCCTGGTGAACTTCGGCGAGCCGGGCCGCCTGCTTTGCCTGGAGAACAGCCCCTCCTCCATGGCCAATCTGGGTTGGCTGCTGCGTCAGCTGCAGTTTCCCAATGCTGCGGCGGCACTGGACGCCGCCTTCTCTTTGCCCCTGGGCGCCGAGGGCCTGCGCTACCTGCCCTTCATCAACGGCGGCGGTGACCCGCCCAACGCCAGTGCCGGATTCGTGGGCCTGCAGAGCCACCATCAGCGCGCGCACATGGCGCGCGCCCTGGTCGACGCGGTGATGGCCCAGCACGCGCGCCATCTCAAGCGCCTGGCGGCATGCGGACTGGGTCTGCCGAACCTGGCCGCGGCCCTGGGCGGTGGCGCGCGCGACGCCCGGATGGTGCAACTGATGGCCAACTTTCTGGGCCATGCGGTGGAGCGCTGCGGCGACGACGAGACCGGTGCCCGCGGCGCGGCCCTCGACGCCGCCCGGGCGCTGGGCTGGCGCGATGTGCTGCCCACAGCAACCGAACCCGGCCTGCTGCCGGTGCACTGCACGCGCCTGGAACCCCAGCCCGATGCCACCGGCAGGCACGCTGCCTACCTGGACGGCTTCGAGCAGTTGCTGGCCGCTGCCGCCCCACTCTTCGCCCACCTGGCCGGGAACACGCCATGA
- a CDS encoding glycerol-3-phosphate dehydrogenase/oxidase: protein MNAPQLPRVRPADIAGRHFSTVIIGAGINGVGVFRDLALQGVDCLIIDKADFAAGASSAPSRMIHGGLRYLEHGDFALVAESTRERNRLLRNAPHLVRPLETVVPLSNHFGGLLSSALRFVGIERAPGSRGLLVVALGLRLYDLLGRRQRQMPNHRIERLAPGDVQLFRPGVRWCATYFDAWISHPEWLVLELLGDALREQPGSAAINHCRLLGSEGHQLRLRDELSGEEVCVSADCVVNATGAWLDRSAQQLGGADSRVMGTKGSHLVLEHAALRQQLGGRMAYFEAADGRVCIVYPFLDRVLVGSTDIPVDDPDQVRTEPAEVDYLLAVLREVFPRLSFGREQVLYTYVGVRPLARARADQPGQISREHAVVVEAPHARRAMPLVGLVGGKWTTFRALAEQACDAVLQQLGRQRRASTCELPIGGGAIAAEPLQAALLAAGLDAARAHQLQARYGSAALPLARRFLAEDGDLALAAVPGYSAAELRYLCRETGVQHLADLLLRRTLLAIRGLVDDALLAELAGVAAEALGWDIARREAELHACAAILRDQHGAHLGPRPASAGAASGASAWPLEPISSPIPT, encoded by the coding sequence ATGAATGCCCCTCAGTTGCCTCGTGTGCGTCCGGCCGACATTGCCGGCCGGCATTTCTCCACCGTCATCATCGGCGCCGGCATCAATGGCGTGGGCGTGTTCCGCGATCTGGCCTTGCAGGGTGTCGACTGCCTGATCATCGACAAGGCGGACTTCGCCGCGGGTGCCAGCAGTGCGCCCTCACGGATGATCCACGGCGGCCTGCGCTACCTGGAGCATGGCGACTTCGCCCTGGTGGCCGAGTCCACCCGAGAGCGCAACCGTCTGCTTCGCAATGCGCCGCACCTGGTGCGACCGCTGGAGACCGTTGTCCCGCTGTCCAACCACTTCGGCGGCCTGCTCAGCAGCGCCTTGCGCTTCGTCGGCATCGAGCGCGCCCCGGGCAGCCGCGGCCTGCTGGTGGTGGCCCTGGGCCTGCGGCTCTACGACCTGCTCGGCCGGCGCCAGCGCCAGATGCCCAACCACCGCATCGAGCGACTGGCGCCTGGGGATGTCCAGCTCTTCCGGCCCGGCGTGCGCTGGTGCGCCACCTACTTCGACGCCTGGATCAGCCATCCCGAATGGCTGGTGCTGGAACTGCTGGGCGATGCGCTGCGCGAGCAGCCAGGCAGTGCCGCCATCAACCACTGTCGCCTGCTGGGCAGCGAGGGTCATCAGTTGCGCTTGCGCGATGAGCTCAGTGGCGAAGAGGTCTGCGTCAGCGCCGATTGCGTGGTCAACGCCACCGGTGCCTGGCTGGACCGATCGGCCCAGCAGCTCGGTGGCGCCGACAGTCGCGTGATGGGCACCAAGGGCTCCCACCTGGTGCTGGAGCATGCGGCTCTGCGCCAACAGTTGGGCGGCCGCATGGCCTATTTCGAGGCGGCGGACGGCCGGGTCTGCATCGTCTACCCCTTCCTGGACCGCGTGCTGGTGGGCTCCACCGACATTCCGGTGGATGACCCGGACCAGGTCCGTACCGAGCCCGCCGAGGTGGACTATCTGCTGGCGGTCCTGCGCGAGGTCTTCCCGCGCCTGAGCTTTGGCCGCGAGCAGGTGCTCTACACCTATGTGGGCGTGCGCCCGCTGGCGCGCGCCCGGGCCGACCAGCCGGGCCAGATCTCGCGCGAGCACGCCGTGGTGGTGGAAGCCCCGCATGCCCGGCGAGCCATGCCCCTGGTGGGACTGGTGGGCGGCAAGTGGACCACCTTCCGGGCCCTGGCCGAGCAGGCTTGTGATGCGGTCCTGCAGCAGTTGGGCCGACAGCGCCGCGCCAGCACTTGCGAGCTGCCCATCGGCGGCGGGGCGATCGCCGCAGAACCGCTTCAAGCCGCTCTGCTGGCCGCAGGCCTGGACGCCGCTCGCGCCCATCAGCTGCAGGCCCGCTATGGCAGTGCCGCCCTGCCTCTGGCTCGGCGCTTCCTGGCCGAAGACGGCGACCTGGCGCTCGCGGCCGTGCCGGGCTACTCGGCGGCCGAGCTGCGCTATCTGTGCCGCGAAACGGGTGTGCAACACCTGGCCGACCTGCTGTTGCGACGCACCCTGCTGGCCATACGCGGCCTGGTGGACGACGCCCTGCTGGCTGAACTGGCCGGCGTGGCCGCTGAAGCGTTGGGCTGGGACATCGCCCGGCGTGAGGCCGAATTGCACGCCTGCGCGGCGATACTTCGAGACCAGCATGGCGCCCACCTGGGCCCGCGCCCCGCTTCGGCCGGCGCGGCCAGTGGCGCCAGTGCCTGGCCGCTTGAACCCATCTCCAGCCCCATTCCGACGTGA
- a CDS encoding substrate-binding domain-containing protein translates to MRRQFLKTAALAGTGLAGGSALAQLPAAGQGLRGNPNDVYVMNVMVSGVEYWFPVYEMMKQLGRTLGVKTRYSGTPEYDVNKQVASFEQELARKPAGILLHPMNPDPFIEPISRAASMGIPVVTFAADSPNSKRVSFVSSDNDREGMQAADAIAAALGGKGEYAVLENPGQDNHDRRIAAFIQRMKSKYPGMKLVGRAASNQDPNKAYQATLSLAQANPNLGALFMPEANSALGAAQAKVESKKNIRVMCCDVNAKILDMIKSGDVFGAINANQGVQGYMGMMLLFLARNAQLIDPMNDARRAGNNPMAVPFLDNGLSVVSKANADDFYWDRYLSRRGTKGINE, encoded by the coding sequence ATGAGGAGACAGTTTCTGAAGACCGCCGCACTGGCAGGCACCGGCCTGGCGGGTGGCAGCGCCTTGGCCCAACTGCCCGCCGCTGGCCAGGGCCTGCGCGGCAACCCCAACGACGTCTACGTGATGAACGTGATGGTCTCGGGCGTCGAGTATTGGTTTCCGGTCTACGAAATGATGAAGCAGCTGGGTCGCACCCTGGGCGTGAAGACCCGCTACAGCGGCACCCCGGAGTACGACGTGAACAAGCAGGTGGCCTCCTTCGAGCAGGAGCTGGCGCGCAAGCCTGCGGGCATCCTGCTGCACCCGATGAACCCCGACCCCTTCATCGAGCCCATCAGCCGCGCCGCGTCCATGGGCATTCCGGTGGTGACCTTCGCCGCCGATTCACCCAATTCCAAACGGGTGTCCTTCGTCAGCTCGGACAACGACCGAGAGGGCATGCAAGCGGCCGATGCGATCGCTGCCGCGCTGGGCGGCAAGGGCGAGTACGCGGTGCTGGAGAACCCCGGCCAGGACAATCACGATCGCCGCATCGCCGCCTTCATCCAACGCATGAAGAGCAAATACCCCGGCATGAAGCTGGTCGGTCGCGCGGCCAGCAATCAGGACCCCAACAAGGCCTACCAGGCCACCTTGAGCCTGGCCCAGGCCAACCCGAACCTGGGCGCCCTTTTCATGCCGGAGGCCAATTCGGCCCTGGGCGCCGCCCAGGCCAAGGTGGAGAGCAAGAAGAACATCCGCGTGATGTGCTGCGACGTCAACGCCAAGATCCTGGACATGATCAAGTCGGGCGATGTGTTCGGCGCCATCAATGCCAACCAGGGCGTGCAGGGTTACATGGGCATGATGCTGCTCTTCCTGGCGCGCAACGCCCAGCTCATCGACCCGATGAATGACGCGCGTCGTGCCGGCAACAACCCCATGGCCGTGCCTTTCCTGGACAACGGGCTCTCGGTGGTGAGCAAGGCCAATGCCGACGACTTCTACTGGGACAGGTATCTGAGCCGTCGCGGCACGAAGGGCATCAACGAATGA